The Streptomyces sp. A2-16 sequence CGAGACCGGTTGGCAACCACGCGTGGCCGTACCACCCGATTCCTCTGCCGAAACGTTATGAACACCGGGGCCGACCGTGTCTAAGACCACAGCCGGCTCCGGGACAACTACGACAACTGCCGTATGGCGCTGTTGATTTGAGTGCTGGACGACATGCCTTCGGAGCGTTACCGCAGCCGCGCCATCAGGGCATGCTCGACCAGCGTGATCAGGGCACTCTTGGCGTCCGACCGGTGCCGGGCGTCCGTCGTGATGATCGGCGCGTCCGGCCCGATCTGCAGGGCCTCGCGCACCTCCTCGGGAGCGTACGGCTGGTGCCCGTCGAAGCCGTTCAGGGCCACGACGAACGGCAGACCGCTGTTCTCGAAGTAGTCGACCGCGGGGAAGCAGTCGGCGAGCCGGCGGGTGTCGACGAGGACCACCGCGCCGATGGCGCCGCGGACCAGGTCGTCCCACATGAACCAGAAGCGGTCCTGGCCCGGCGTACCGAAGAGGTACAGGATCAGGTCCTGGTCGAGCGTGATGCGGCCGAAGTCCATGGCGACCGTGGTGGTCGTCTTGTCCCCGGTGTGGGTGAGGTCGTCGATGCCCGCGCTCGCGGACGTCATCACGGCCTCCGTGCGCAGCGGGTTGATCTCGGAGACCGCGCCGACGAACGTGGTCTTGCCCACGCCGAAGCCACCCGCCACCACGATCTTCGCGGAGGTGGTGGTCCGCCCCGCGTCAGAGCTTGCGAAGTCCACTGAGCACCCTTTCGAGCAGCGTCACATCGGGAGCGCCGCCGTTGTTCTCGTCGCCGCCCGGCTGGTGGATGGCCACCAGGCCGGCCTCGGCGAGGTCCGCGACGAGGATCCGAGCCACACCGAGCGGCATGGCGAGCAGCGCCGAGACCTCGGCGACCGACTTCACCTCACGGCACAGGTGGCAGATGCGCTGGTGCTCGGGGAGGAGCCCCATGAGCGCCGCCGGGTCGGCCGTGGTGCTGATCAGGGCCTCGATGGCGAGCTGGTAGCGCGGCCGGGTCCGGCCGCCGGTCATCGCGTACGGACGTACCAGCGGCTGGTCGCCCTCATCCTCGTACGGCTCCGCGTACGGATCATGAGAGGCGGTGGGCGGGGTCATGAATCCTCCGGGCGGGACAGCAAGTCGGTCTGGCTAGCCGTCTGGTGAGGCCGGTGGGGGGATTGTGGCGGCCGGACGGTGGTTTGGTGAGACGGGTGGATCCGGTTCGGTCAGTGGAGCAGACTGCCTTGCAGCTCGGCTCGCAGATCGGGCGTGAGCACGGCGCCCGCGCGATCGACGAGCAGTGCCATCTCGTAGCCGACGAGGCCGATGTCGCATTCCGGGTGCGCGAGGACCGCGAGCGAGGAACCGTCCGAGACGGACATGAGGAAGAGGAACCCCCGCTCCATCTCCACCACGGTCTGTGCCACGCTGCCGCCCTCGAAGATCCGAGAGGCGCCCGCCGTCAGCGAGGTGAGTCCGGACGCGACGGCCGCCAGCTGGTCGGCACGGTCGCGCGGGAAACCCTCGGACATCGCCAGCAGAAGGCCGTCGGCGGACACGACGACGGTGTGGGACACCCCAGGGGTGTTGTCCACGAAGTTGGTGATCAACCAGTTCAGATTCTGTGCCGCCTGGCTCATCGGGCTCAACTAACGCTCCTGCTGGTGAGTGGGGTTCGGGAAGCTGCCCGTCTGGCCGTTGCCGCCGACCTGACGACCTTGCGCGATACCCCGACGGAGATTGGTCAGGCGACCGCGCACGTCGTCAGGCGCACGCGAGACAGCCGGACCGCTTTGGTGCTGTTGTTGCTGTGCCGTGCCCGGGACGAGGTTCGCCCTGGGCACCCGGCGCGGCAGACCGGAGGTGGTGACACCGCCCGCGGCCGGCTGCCGGACGCGCTCCGCCTGCCGGACGAGGTCGTCGTTCGGCGAACTGCGCCAGGCCGCGGAGGCCGTGGGCCGTTGCGGAGCGGCCGCGGAACTCTGTGGGGCCGCCGGAGCCTGCGGCCGCGGAGCCTGCGCCGGGGAGGAGCCGCTGCCGTTGGCCGGCTGCCCCTGTCCCTGCTGCTGGCTGCCGTGGAACCAGTTGGTCTCCAACGTGTCGTACAGCGGCGTACGGCCGTCTCCGGGACCCGCGGGCGGCAACGCCTCCGGCTCCTGGCGGACCGGCCGCTGCTGGGGCCGCGGCGGCATGGGCGGCCGCGGGGCACCGAAGTCGGCGCCGTTGGTCTGGGGGCGCTCGAACTGGCCCGTGTTCGCGGGGTCCTGGCGACCCGGGAGCGAGTGCTGCCCGGTGGAGCCGCTGTCGTAACCCGGCATCGCGAACTGGCCCGTCGAGCCGTTGTCGTACGCCTGCGGAGTCGCGAACTGTCCGGTCTGCGAGGCGCCGTTCTGCCCGGGCGGGGTGCCGAAGACGTCCGAGCGGACGTACGGGTCGTTCGCGCCGGGGCGGGGGAACTCGCCCGTGTCCTGGGGGCTCTGCGCACCCGGACGCGGGAACTGACCGGTGTTCTGCGGACCGTTCGCACCCGGCCTCGGGAACTGGCCGGTGTTCTGCGGGACGTCGAAGTCCGGACGGGGGAACTCGGAGGTGCTCGCCGGACCCTGGTGCTCCTCGATCCGCGGCATGCGGGACGTGGCGGCCGGGTCCTGCTCGTCGTGGCCGCGCGGGACGTCGAGCGAGGCGCGCGGCACCGGCGGCTGCGCGTTCTCGTCGCTCCAGCTCGGGGTGCGGGGCTGCTGGTTGCCGCCCGGCAGCTCGGCCCGCGGACCACCGCGGCCCGGCAGCTGCGGCCGACGGCGCCGGCCCTGCTCGGGGGCCTGGCCGCCCTTCGGGGCCTGCGACTGCGGGGGTACGGGGCCCCGGGAACCGAAGGCGTCCTGGCCTCCGCCGAACGAGTTCTGGCCGCCGAAGGCGTCCTGACCGTTGAAGGCGTCCTGGCCCGGCCCACCGGTGCCCGCGGCCTGGAGGCCCTGCGGGGCACCCGGGGCCTGGCCGCCGAAGCCGGCGCCCGCCGGAGCGGGCCGGCCCTGCGGGGGCATACCGGGACCCTGCGGTCCGCGCGAGCCGCCCGGCGCACCGGGACGACCGCCCTCACCGCTGCCGGGCAGTGCGGCCCGCGGTCCCTGACCGGCGTTGAGCCGGCCACCCGAGGGGGCACCGGCACCGAGCGCGCCGCCGCCCTGGCCGTTGCCGCCGCCACGACGGGCCGCGGCCACACCGGCGGCGGCCTGCGCGGCGGCCGGAGCGGCGGGAGCGCCCTGACCGGGCTTCGGCTGGGGCTTCTTGCCGCCCTGGGCCACATCCACCGGCAGCATGACCAGCGCGGTCGTGCCACCGGAGTCGGACGGGCGCAGCTGGATGCGGATGCCGTGGCGCTGCGACAGTCGGCCGACCACGAACAGACCCATGCGGCGGGAGACGGAGACGTCCACGGTGGGCGGCGAGGCGAGCCGCTCGTTGATCGCCGCGAGGTCCTCGGGGGAGAGGCCGATACCGGTGTCGTGGATCTCGATCAGCACACGGCCGTCGGGCAGCGCGTGACCGGTGACCTTGACCTTGGTCTGCGGCGAGGAGAAGGAGGTCGCGTTCTCGAGCAGCTCTGCGAGCAGGTGCACGAGGTCGTTGACCACACGGCCGGCCACTTCGGTGGTCGGCACGGCGGCCAGCTCGATGCGCTCGTACTGCTCCACCTCGGACGCGGCGGCGCGGAGCACGTCGACCAGCGGGACCGGACGGGTCCAGCGGCGGCCGGGCTCCTCACCCGCGAGGACGAGGAGGTTCTCACCGTTACGGCGCATGCGGGTCGCGAGGTGGTCGAGCTTGAACAGCGAGGACAGCTGGTCCGGGTCGGCCTCGCGGGACTCCAGTTCGGAGATGAGCGAGAGCTGACGCTGGATGAGGCCCTGGGAGCGGCGCGAGAGGTTGGTGAACATCGCGTTGACGTTGCCCCGCAGCAGGGCCTGCTCGGCGGCGAGGCGGACCGCCTCGCGGTGCACGTCGTCGAAGGCCGCGGCCACCCGGCCGATCTCGTCCCGGGAGTGCACACCGACCGACTCCACGGACGTGTCGACGTCCTGCGGGTCGGACTCGGAGAGCTGCTTGACCAGCTCGGGCAGCCGGTCCTGGGCGACCTTGGTGGCGGTCTCCTGCAGGCGGCGCAGCGAGCGGATCATGGACCGGGCGACGACGAAGGCGCCGACCAGGGAGACACCGAGGACGAGCAGGATCAGCGCACCGGCGATGATCGCGTCGCGCTCGGTGGCGCTGCGCAGCTCGCGGGCCTTCTGCTCCATGTCCTCGAGCAGGGTGTGCTCGATGTTGCCCATCTGCTGGATCTTGGTCGAGCTGTCGTCGACCCAGTCCTTGTAGGAGCGCCGGTCCAGGTCGGCGAGGCCCTCCGGGCGGCCGAAGGCACGGCCGGCGTACTGCTCGGAGGCCTCGATCGTGGAGTTGCCGTCCTCGATGGGCTTGAGGAGTTCCTCGGCGCCGTCGTCGCCGTAGATGCTCCGGAAGCTGTTGAGGTCGGACTCCTCGCTCTCCAGGGCGCCCTGGGCGTACAGCCGGTCGTTCTCGGTGAGGTTGCCGAGGGTCTTGTTGTTGGCCGGCAGGGCCGCGGCGAGGATCGC is a genomic window containing:
- a CDS encoding ATP/GTP-binding protein: MDFASSDAGRTTTSAKIVVAGGFGVGKTTFVGAVSEINPLRTEAVMTSASAGIDDLTHTGDKTTTTVAMDFGRITLDQDLILYLFGTPGQDRFWFMWDDLVRGAIGAVVLVDTRRLADCFPAVDYFENSGLPFVVALNGFDGHQPYAPEEVREALQIGPDAPIITTDARHRSDAKSALITLVEHALMARLR
- a CDS encoding DUF742 domain-containing protein, with product MTPPTASHDPYAEPYEDEGDQPLVRPYAMTGGRTRPRYQLAIEALISTTADPAALMGLLPEHQRICHLCREVKSVAEVSALLAMPLGVARILVADLAEAGLVAIHQPGGDENNGGAPDVTLLERVLSGLRKL
- a CDS encoding roadblock/LC7 domain-containing protein; the protein is MSQAAQNLNWLITNFVDNTPGVSHTVVVSADGLLLAMSEGFPRDRADQLAAVASGLTSLTAGASRIFEGGSVAQTVVEMERGFLFLMSVSDGSSLAVLAHPECDIGLVGYEMALLVDRAGAVLTPDLRAELQGSLLH
- a CDS encoding nitrate- and nitrite sensing domain-containing protein; this translates as MQGRFKRDGSASAEPEQHGGTGPNVGSSSPQHAQNQGPAADGGSGPGRLGTSASSGPAAPAPPTVKPPKGPNGPGSRMALRNWRISTRLVSLLALPVVAATSLGALRINDSMDDIQQLDNMKLLTEMTKQATELAAALQEERDQSAGPLAHNSTASNITVKGYRDKTDRAATNFVNAAEDIDTSSKDGNLQGVRDSLVGLVRDLDTLSKIRSDAYETKGNATQTVESYHRLITHLLDLSQDMAEATSNPDMIQRTRALAAFSSAKEYASVQRAILAAALPANNKTLGNLTENDRLYAQGALESEESDLNSFRSIYGDDGAEELLKPIEDGNSTIEASEQYAGRAFGRPEGLADLDRRSYKDWVDDSSTKIQQMGNIEHTLLEDMEQKARELRSATERDAIIAGALILLVLGVSLVGAFVVARSMIRSLRRLQETATKVAQDRLPELVKQLSESDPQDVDTSVESVGVHSRDEIGRVAAAFDDVHREAVRLAAEQALLRGNVNAMFTNLSRRSQGLIQRQLSLISELESREADPDQLSSLFKLDHLATRMRRNGENLLVLAGEEPGRRWTRPVPLVDVLRAAASEVEQYERIELAAVPTTEVAGRVVNDLVHLLAELLENATSFSSPQTKVKVTGHALPDGRVLIEIHDTGIGLSPEDLAAINERLASPPTVDVSVSRRMGLFVVGRLSQRHGIRIQLRPSDSGGTTALVMLPVDVAQGGKKPQPKPGQGAPAAPAAAQAAAGVAAARRGGGNGQGGGALGAGAPSGGRLNAGQGPRAALPGSGEGGRPGAPGGSRGPQGPGMPPQGRPAPAGAGFGGQAPGAPQGLQAAGTGGPGQDAFNGQDAFGGQNSFGGGQDAFGSRGPVPPQSQAPKGGQAPEQGRRRRPQLPGRGGPRAELPGGNQQPRTPSWSDENAQPPVPRASLDVPRGHDEQDPAATSRMPRIEEHQGPASTSEFPRPDFDVPQNTGQFPRPGANGPQNTGQFPRPGAQSPQDTGEFPRPGANDPYVRSDVFGTPPGQNGASQTGQFATPQAYDNGSTGQFAMPGYDSGSTGQHSLPGRQDPANTGQFERPQTNGADFGAPRPPMPPRPQQRPVRQEPEALPPAGPGDGRTPLYDTLETNWFHGSQQQGQGQPANGSGSSPAQAPRPQAPAAPQSSAAAPQRPTASAAWRSSPNDDLVRQAERVRQPAAGGVTTSGLPRRVPRANLVPGTAQQQQHQSGPAVSRAPDDVRGRLTNLRRGIAQGRQVGGNGQTGSFPNPTHQQER